DNA sequence from the Sediminibacillus dalangtanensis genome:
GCAGGCGTTGCCACAGGACGTGGCGGCTCTAGCCTGTACTCCTTTAAACAGGCGCTTGCGCTTTTGTCCTTTGTAAGTCCTTTTGATAAACATCCTTTTTATCCTGTTGTTTGATAGGTGCTGAATCGCTACGTTTTCGCGGTCTGATTTCCACATAATCAAGTGGTTCAAGCGATAAGGGAATGCCGGTTTCCTTTTTGCTAAGCCAGGTTATGAAAAAAGTCAACAAAGCCGAACGAATTGGATTCGTTCGGCTTTGTTTTGGTCACTATGCTTTTGTCCCGGTCACTTTGTCTCGTATATAGCTTCTTGCAGAAAATAGCAGCTTAAAGTTGATCAATGTGCGAGACTGCCTTTGATTTTCTTGATTTATTAGTCTTCGTCGACTGGATATACGCCATTTTCGTCATGAACTTCTTTTCCGGAAAGCGGTGGGTTGAATACACATACCATTCGCATATCCGTTCTGGCGCGAAGGAGGTGCTCGTCATGCTCATCCAGAGCATATAGTTCATCTTTTTTGATCGGCCATACTTTGTTATCTTTCAGGGTAACAACTTCGCCTTCCCCTTCGATGCAATAAACTGCTTCCAAATGGTTTTGATACCAAATATGAGTTTCTGTTCCTGCTTTGATAATTGTATCGTTTACAGAGTAGCCCATGCCATCGTCTTTTTTAATCAGACGTCTGCTTACCCAATTGCCTCCGTCTACATCATGTTCCGTTCCTAATACGTCATTTAAAGCTACAACTTTCATTTTTGGTTTCCTCCCGGTTTCGTTGTTTGATTGATGAAGCGCTTGTATAGCACAGTTTAGCGATTAGTTGACAACTGGTTCTTTCACGAGGCTTTTAATGCTTTCTTCGATGATGGCAAAGCCCTTTTCCAGGTTTTCTTCTTTAATATTCAATGGCGGGAAAAGCTTGAATACTTCATCTTTCGGACCGGAAGTTTCCATGATCAGTCCGTTTTCAAACGCTTTTGCAGCCACTTTGTTTGCCAGACCGTCCACTTCGGAAGCAATACCGGTCATCAAACCTCTTCCGCGCACTTCTCCTTTTAATTCAGGATATTTCTCGACCATTTTATCCAGGAAGTTCCGGACCATTTTGGCCTTGACTTGAATATTCTTTTCGAAGTCTGCATCTTCCCAATATTCCAAGGCTGCCGTAGCGGTAATAAAGGCATGGTTGTTACCGCGGAAAGTACCGTTATGCTCGCCTGGTTCCCAAATATCCAAATCAGGGCGGATAAGGGTGACGGCGAATGGCAGTCCATAACCGCTCAATGACTTGGAAAGACATACAATGTCCGGTTTGATGCCTGCTGGTTCGAAACTGAAGAATGTTCCGGTTCTACCTACTCCTGCCTGCACATCATCAATGATCAGCAGGATGTCCCAGCGCTTACAAATATTTTCCACGCGTTTCAACCATTCAAAACGGGCAGTGTTGATTCCGCCTTCGCCTTGAACCGTTTCCAGAATCATGGCTGCAGGGATGGCAACTCCGCTACCTGCTTCCTCCAGGAATCGCTCAAGATAATCTAAATCATCATTGACAAAATTATCATATGGCATGGTCACCACGTTTTGCAGCGGTACGCCTGCCCCTTTCCGCTTAAAGGAATTACCTGTTACGGATAGCGATCCAATGGTCATTCCGTGAAAACCATTTGTAAAGCTGATTACATCTGTACGTCCGGTAACTTTTCTTGCCAGTTTCAAGGCGCTTTCCACCGTATTTGTTCCTGTCGGTCCAGGGAACATCACTTTATAATCTAAGTCGCGCGGCTTGAGAATGACATCATGGAACTTGGTTAGAAATTCAGCTTTTGCTGTAGAAGCTTTATCCAAAGAATGGGTGATTCCATCATCCATAATATAATCAATTAACTTGGCCTTCATTTTGTTGTCATTGTGGCCGTAATTCAGGGCTCCGGCTCCGGAGAAGAAGTCTAAGTATTCGTTTCCATCTTCATCCCAGATTTTTTCCCCTTTGGCTTTATTGAAAACAGTAGGGAAGCTGCGTACGTAGCTTCTTACCTCAGATTCCAGTTTTTCGAAAATCGATAAATTTGTCTGGCTCATTTACAATTCCTCCTTGATTATAATTGTGTTGCGAAATTTTGTTCAGGAAGTCTGATTTACTTTTCAATCGGACCGATTCTGAAACTCAATTCCCCTTCATGGTCGTCCGTCGGAAACAGCTCCTCTGGAAACAACTCTTCTACATGGCAGCCTGTATTGTATTTTTGGGCTAGCCCGCGGAACAAGGATTGAGACGCGTCATTTGAAGGGGTGACTGTCGCTTCGACAAAGCGGACATCCCGACAGGCATCGCGGCTGACCAATTCTTGGAGCAACCTGGAAGCAACTCCTTTTCCACGTTGGTCAGAGGAAACGCCAATCTGCCATACGAACACCACATCTTGACGCTCTGGAGGAATAAATGCGGTAACGAAGCCAACTAATTTATCATTTTCCTTGGCAACTACGCAAGTCTCAGCAAAAAACTCACTCATCATAATATATTTATATACCGAGTTTTGATCGAGCGTCGAATTGTTTACCAATTCCCACATTGCTGCGCCGTCTTCAACAGCTGGCTTACTGAATGCCAGTTTGTCAGCTGCTTCTGCAGTCGCAGTTACGCTTGAACTGTTAATAGCAAGTGCCTCCTTTAATGGTTATTTTCATTTTTACAAAGCACATTAATAATCATAGGAGAGTTGGTAAATTTACTCAAATATCAATAAACTTGATTAAAAGGGATTAGGAATGCTTAGTCAGGCTTAGAAGCAAACAGCTAGTCAAAAACAAAAGAATGCTCTTATATTGTTAATTTTTCTAACAATTTTAATTTATCTGTTCAATTTTTAGATTGGTTAAAATCACCGCCACCGGTAAGTGTACCTGTCTAAAATCGAAATGCCTGGAGGATTTAGCTGTACCTTTATCAAATGGTTTAGGGGAGCAGGGAAAGGGAAAACTATCTATAAATAATTCGGGTAAAAGGAGTGGTAAATGTGCCTTGGACGATGAATGATTACCCTGCTTCATTAAAAAATTTCAAACCAGTCATTCGAAAAAAGGCGATTGATATAGCCAATGCGATGCTTGATGAGGGATATGATGAGGGAAGGGCTATTCCGATCGCGACAGACCAGGCAAAAGAGTGGTATGACAATGCATCTAAAAAAGAAATCGAGGAGTATAAGGATGAAGGGGATCCTCAATCACGTTCCAAAGAAGACGAGCAGTACGATAAGCGTCCCGAACTAATGGATGAGGGAGAGCATGTCGTAGCACATGAAAACGGCTGGGCTGTACAAGCAAAGGATGCAAAAAAGCCTTCAAAGGTTTTCGACAAAAAATCGGATGCTGTCGAACGGGCGAAAGAAATTGCTGAAAATAAAGGAACAGAGGCTGTTATCCACAAGAAAAATGGAGATGTCGAAAAGCGACACAGTTTTTCTGAATAAAGATTCGCTGCTTATCTTCTAGTTTTTTGAAATACATGCAAGTTGGTCGGAACATATGCATTTAGGCGGGAGAAAAGCAAAGTGGACGAAGGAGAAACCAAACGATGATTCGAAGCCTTAAACATTCTTCGAATTCGTTCGGTTTTTCTTTTTTTGTAAGAAAGCGTTTTGTGGTTTCTAAGGACTGGTTAGGAAGTATGAATAATTCCTTCTTATATTGGCCGATAGTAAGGATTCTGTTTCCAATGGACAAACCTTGCCCCCGTTTGGTTGAGATACTTCCCCCAGCTACGCTGTTTTTCATGTGATACCCCACTTGCTTTTTATCTAGACACAAATCGGTTGTCTTGAATCCAGAAACGCCACGGATAGAACTTCGCTTCGCCTGTATTGTCGATACCTACTCTCGGTCCTGCTTTCGTGACAAATTTATCTCTATCCGGGCCGGAGGCAATCCATAACGGAGGCTGATCCAGCCGATGGCCATAATCCTCCATGGATATTCCCAAAGCCTTGCAAAGCTTTCCCGGTCCATTGGTAAGTTGACGTTCGTTTTTGGCTTTTGGCCGCCGGGAGTGGATCAGAGACAGACCGGAATACGGCTCTACAGCCCGAATCAAGACGGCTTCCGGGACATCGACTCCTCCGCTGACAACATTCATTAGACAATGCGTATGCATCACATAAGTATAAGTACTACCAGAGGTACCGAACATGATTTCCGTACGTTTCGTGCGCCGGCTTTTGAAACTGTGTGCCGCCTGATCAAATGGGCCTTTGTAAGCTTCTGTTTCTACAATGATTCCAGAGGCCGTGCCTTCGGATGTTTCTTTTACTAAGAGACAACCTAATAAGGCGGGGGCAAGCTGCAGGGTTGGCTGATCGTAAAAATCGAGAGGTAATGGAGAAAAGATTTCCTGTTCCGTACTCATTTATTAAAACTCCTAACTAGGTGGGATTCCATCATGGTAAAGTCTCTAATTGCATGATACACAGTACTTCAGCATGGGGCAACAGCCAGGATTCCTAAACAGTGGGATATTTCCACTCTCCTATAATAAGCGCGGAACACCTTGTACAACGCCCACTAGCCTAAATCGAACCTGGGAGTGGTGGTTCTTTGCCACACGGAGGTTTGCTTAAAGTCCTCAAGGGGGAAGGCTAGAGCCGGACCACGTCACATCCCTACTAGGACTTTATTATCTCATAAAAAAAACCGCCCAAAAATGGGCGGCAAGCAATGTGGAATGGATTAGATAATGATTGTTGATTATGCTTTCACAGGCACAGACAAACCAAGACCTTCAGCTACACGAGTACCGTACTCAGGATCAGCTTTGAAGAAATGCTCGATTTGGCGTAGCTTGATTTCGTCTTTTTCAACAGGCTTCATGCCTTCGACGATATTATTTACAAGACGGGTACGCTCATCTTCACTCATTAAGCGGTATAAGTCGCCTGCTTGTGTATAATGATCGTTATGATCGTAAGCTACACTGTCTGCCATCCCGGTAACTTCATAAGCTGCAGGTTTGGTTTCAGGCGCTTCTTGCGGTCCGCCATAGCTGTTTGGTTCGTAGTTAAGAGAACCGCCGCCGTTTCCGTCAAAGCGCATTTGACCGTCGCGCTGATAGTTGTTTACTTCAGCGTGGGAACGGTTGATCGGTAATGCCTGGTGGTTGGCGCCGACACGATAACGATGAGCGTCCGCATAGGAAAACAGACGGCCTTGCAGCATTTTGTCAGGGGATGGTTCAATACCAGGTACCAATGTTCCTGGAGAGAACGTTGCCTGTTCTACCTCTGCAAAGTAATTTTCCGGATTTTTATTCAATACCATTTTTCCAACTTCGATCAATGGATAGTCTTTGTGAGACCATACTTTTGTAACATCGAACGGATCGAAACGATAAGTGTTGGCATCCTCGATCGGCATAATTTGAACGTAGACAGTCCATTCAGGGAAGTCTCCATTATCGATTGCATTATATAAATCCTCGATATGATAATCAGGATTTTCCCCGGCTAGTTTTGCCGCCAGATCAGGATCCAGGTTTTTAATGCCTTGATTTGTTTTAAAGTGGTATTTTACCCAGACAGATTCGCCTTCAGCATTCGTCCATTTGAACGTATGGCTTCCGAAACCATCCATATGGCGGTAAGTTGCTGGAATTCCACGATCAGAATGCAAAATTGTTACCTGATGCAGTGACTCAGGGGACAGGGACCAGAAATCCCATACAGCATTCGGATCTTTCAAGTGTGTTGCCGGGTTGCGTTTTTGTGTATGGATGAAGTCCGGGAACTTGATCGCATCGCGGATGAAAAAGACTGGGGTATTGTTACCCACTAAATCATAATTGCCTTCTTCTGTATAAAACTTGACAGCAAAGCCCCGTGGATCTCGAACGGTATCAGCCGAGCCCAATTCACCGGCAACAGTGGAAAAGCGGATGAACATTGGGGTTTGTTTGCCTACTTCTTGTAAGAAAGCAGCTTTTGTATATTTAGATAAGTCGTTGGTAACTTCAAAGTAGCCATGAGCTCCGGCACCTTTTGCGTGGACAACACGTTCCGGCACTCTTTCTCGGTTGAAGTGAGCCAGTTTTTCAAGCAGGTGTACATCTTGAATTAACGTCGGACCGCGATGACCGGCAGTCATGGAGTTCTGGTTGTCTCCTACTGGAGCGCCAGCAGCATTCGTTAAGTATCTTTTTTCATTTACCATCTATATAACACCTCTCCTTAACTTAGTACAACTATAATTATAATATAAATCTACTAAAAATCAATGTTTAATTATAATAATTTTAAATTATCAATGATTCTAATTAATAAATGATACGTTTCATAAGCGGTTACTATGCATAATCCCCGGAAAATTATCGATTGAGGAAACCTGTTGATAAAAGAATGGGAAAACGTTGCTGGGGAAGATAAGCAAAAAAGAAGACTGTCTAACTGACAGTCTTAAAAGAAGATCAAGGTACTCAAAGGGATGAAACAATTATTATTTTGGGGGGTAACAAAAGCATCATGTTAAAAAGAGTACCTTTTCTTCTGTAAAACTAAGCATAGGAAAGTGTATTTCCTCTTCATTATAAATGATAATGAGAATCATTTGCAATAAGGATGTGTGAATTATTTTCCCTTGTTGTCAAAATAGTCTTTTTGTACTAAAGAAGCAGGGCCGTTCGATCGAACGACACCCTGCTCTTTTATTCTTTCCGATCATGGGGGAACGCGATCCTCTGTTTTTCAGTGATTAATTAATTAGATAATCTATTTAAAAAATGAGCGGATGGATTGGAAGATCTCAATCCCCTGGTAGGTGAAGAGACATATAGCGGAAAATGAAAAAGCTCCGATTAATAAAAAGCGCACCAATGCAAACATCACTGTTCAACCTCCTTTATTTAAAGGGTTCTGAGGTCGAAACGATGGTTGCGGAGATAGGAAGATTGATAAAAGACGGTTACATAATGTGGATACCACTGCTTAATGGCTGTGCGTTTCCTGAGGAATGGATGAACCGTTGCGAATGCGGCTGTAAGAAAAGCCAGAAGCGAGAGGTTGATAATTTTGGAATCCTTGGAGGCTGTTTCGTTATCTGGAACCATGTGTGAATCGAGCATGAAGATCGTGCTTTCATCAATAAAACCTTTAGTTGGATGGACGTTGGCTTGAGGAGAAAGGGAGATGGACAGGGTAGATAAAAAGATTACTAGAATGGTGGTGACATGTATTCTTTTCATCATTTTCCTCACCTCCTTCTGTGTAGTATGTAAAAACAAATAATAATACATGAAACAGCAATTGTAAATAAAAAGCATTCTCCAGAAACATCGTTTGTTTGCAGGTAAAGCTCGAAGGGTATCTAAGAAAATCAGTTTGTGTTGTAAAGGGGCAATTGTTTTGCTATCGATGATGATCTTCTTTGTTACAGCGGTTATATCTGTCTTCTCAGCCATTAAACTATCGACCTATGCCGACATGATCAGTAGGCAAACCAGAATTGGCGGCATGCTTGCAGGCACACTGCTGCTGGCAGTAGCGACGTCGCTTCCGGAACTTACGGCTACTGTTTCTGCTGCTGTGATCGGCAATGCTGATATTGCGATAGGTAACGGTTTGGGAAGTATTATTTTCAATTTCCTGGTACTGTTTTTGCTCGATCTCTATTTTCGTAAACAACGATTATTTTTACGCGTGTCGCATAATCACTTTCATACCGGACTTCTATCATTGGGATTAGGGGTTATTGCTGGACTGGCGATCTATTTCCAGCCTGATCAGTCTTCCTTCGGAATAGGGCTGACCAGCTGGATTATTGCAGCTGTTTACTTCATTGGTATCAGCCTTATTTCACTGAAACAGCGGAAAGATAAAAAGAAAGAAGCGGATGTTCCGGAAAGCGAAAATACGATGTCCTTGCGAAAAGTAATAGCTTTATTTATTTTCTATGCTGGCATCATTTTTTTCTCCGGAAGTGGGTTAAGTATCTCCGGTGATTGGATGGCTAGTACCACCGGGATTTCCGCGACGGTTGTCGGCAGCTTGCTGATTGCCATGGCGACATCGCTGCCTGACGCTGTCGGTGTTTATGTGGCGTTGCGGAAGGCAAACATAAATTTGGCGATTGGAGCGATACTGGGTAGTAACTTATTTAATATCTTTGTAGTTACGATATCGGATGGTTTTTATCGGAGTGGAAGCATTTGGATAGCCGGAGATTCAATGAATATGTGGACGGCGATTGTCGGTTGTCTACTCACTTTTGCCATATTACTGTTATTGAAACGGGATAAAACAAAAAATGCATTCACGTATTCGTTGCCCTCGCTTCTTGCGATTTTCTGTTATATCCTTTTTACCGTTTTTATTCTATAGTAAAAGGAATTCGTAAAAAGGAAGTGAAGGGATGATTGTCCATCTGGATCACACCAATCCGGAAACAGCAGCAAAGCTGTTAAAGGTGCAAATACCTGCTTATCGGATGGAAGCTGAACGAATAAAATTCGATGGGATTCCTCCGTTGCATGATACAGTAGAATCCATCCAAGGCAGCAGGGAATCGTTTTTTGGCTACCTTGAAAATGGACTGCTGCTTGGTGCTCTTGCATACGAGCAAACAAATGACCGTTATGTTTTGTCCAGGTTGTTCGTTGGACCGGCGTATTTTCGTCAGGGAATTGCTTCCTCCCTCCTGCAATTTTTCCTGCACGAGATAGTCCGTGAGTCAAAACCTGTGACAGTTACTACCGGCACAGCAAACCTGCCGGCAATAAGCTTTTATGAAAAATGGGGATTTACCAAAATCAAGGAAATACCCGTTGCGCAGGGAGTTTCACTGGCTATGCTGCAGACCATCCGTTAAGGGATAACAGCCTGTTTTTCGTCTATGGAGTATAT
Encoded proteins:
- the ectA gene encoding diaminobutyrate acetyltransferase, with the protein product MAFSKPAVEDGAAMWELVNNSTLDQNSVYKYIMMSEFFAETCVVAKENDKLVGFVTAFIPPERQDVVFVWQIGVSSDQRGKGVASRLLQELVSRDACRDVRFVEATVTPSNDASQSLFRGLAQKYNTGCHVEELFPEELFPTDDHEGELSFRIGPIEK
- the katA gene encoding catalase KatA, encoding MVNEKRYLTNAAGAPVGDNQNSMTAGHRGPTLIQDVHLLEKLAHFNRERVPERVVHAKGAGAHGYFEVTNDLSKYTKAAFLQEVGKQTPMFIRFSTVAGELGSADTVRDPRGFAVKFYTEEGNYDLVGNNTPVFFIRDAIKFPDFIHTQKRNPATHLKDPNAVWDFWSLSPESLHQVTILHSDRGIPATYRHMDGFGSHTFKWTNAEGESVWVKYHFKTNQGIKNLDPDLAAKLAGENPDYHIEDLYNAIDNGDFPEWTVYVQIMPIEDANTYRFDPFDVTKVWSHKDYPLIEVGKMVLNKNPENYFAEVEQATFSPGTLVPGIEPSPDKMLQGRLFSYADAHRYRVGANHQALPINRSHAEVNNYQRDGQMRFDGNGGGSLNYEPNSYGGPQEAPETKPAAYEVTGMADSVAYDHNDHYTQAGDLYRLMSEDERTRLVNNIVEGMKPVEKDEIKLRQIEHFFKADPEYGTRVAEGLGLSVPVKA
- a CDS encoding GNAT family N-acetyltransferase, which produces MIVHLDHTNPETAAKLLKVQIPAYRMEAERIKFDGIPPLHDTVESIQGSRESFFGYLENGLLLGALAYEQTNDRYVLSRLFVGPAYFRQGIASSLLQFFLHEIVRESKPVTVTTGTANLPAISFYEKWGFTKIKEIPVAQGVSLAMLQTIR
- a CDS encoding DUF2188 domain-containing protein, encoding MPWTMNDYPASLKNFKPVIRKKAIDIANAMLDEGYDEGRAIPIATDQAKEWYDNASKKEIEEYKDEGDPQSRSKEDEQYDKRPELMDEGEHVVAHENGWAVQAKDAKKPSKVFDKKSDAVERAKEIAENKGTEAVIHKKNGDVEKRHSFSE
- the ectB gene encoding diaminobutyrate--2-oxoglutarate transaminase produces the protein MSQTNLSIFEKLESEVRSYVRSFPTVFNKAKGEKIWDEDGNEYLDFFSGAGALNYGHNDNKMKAKLIDYIMDDGITHSLDKASTAKAEFLTKFHDVILKPRDLDYKVMFPGPTGTNTVESALKLARKVTGRTDVISFTNGFHGMTIGSLSVTGNSFKRKGAGVPLQNVVTMPYDNFVNDDLDYLERFLEEAGSGVAIPAAMILETVQGEGGINTARFEWLKRVENICKRWDILLIIDDVQAGVGRTGTFFSFEPAGIKPDIVCLSKSLSGYGLPFAVTLIRPDLDIWEPGEHNGTFRGNNHAFITATAALEYWEDADFEKNIQVKAKMVRNFLDKMVEKYPELKGEVRGRGLMTGIASEVDGLANKVAAKAFENGLIMETSGPKDEVFKLFPPLNIKEENLEKGFAIIEESIKSLVKEPVVN
- a CDS encoding ectoine synthase is translated as MKVVALNDVLGTEHDVDGGNWVSRRLIKKDDGMGYSVNDTIIKAGTETHIWYQNHLEAVYCIEGEGEVVTLKDNKVWPIKKDELYALDEHDEHLLRARTDMRMVCVFNPPLSGKEVHDENGVYPVDED
- a CDS encoding DNA-3-methyladenine glycosylase, with amino-acid sequence MSTEQEIFSPLPLDFYDQPTLQLAPALLGCLLVKETSEGTASGIIVETEAYKGPFDQAAHSFKSRRTKRTEIMFGTSGSTYTYVMHTHCLMNVVSGGVDVPEAVLIRAVEPYSGLSLIHSRRPKAKNERQLTNGPGKLCKALGISMEDYGHRLDQPPLWIASGPDRDKFVTKAGPRVGIDNTGEAKFYPWRFWIQDNRFVSR
- a CDS encoding sodium:calcium antiporter, producing the protein MMIFFVTAVISVFSAIKLSTYADMISRQTRIGGMLAGTLLLAVATSLPELTATVSAAVIGNADIAIGNGLGSIIFNFLVLFLLDLYFRKQRLFLRVSHNHFHTGLLSLGLGVIAGLAIYFQPDQSSFGIGLTSWIIAAVYFIGISLISLKQRKDKKKEADVPESENTMSLRKVIALFIFYAGIIFFSGSGLSISGDWMASTTGISATVVGSLLIAMATSLPDAVGVYVALRKANINLAIGAILGSNLFNIFVVTISDGFYRSGSIWIAGDSMNMWTAIVGCLLTFAILLLLKRDKTKNAFTYSLPSLLAIFCYILFTVFIL